A window of the Megalopta genalis isolate 19385.01 chromosome 2, iyMegGena1_principal, whole genome shotgun sequence genome harbors these coding sequences:
- the VAChT gene encoding vesicular acetylcholine transporter yields MSTRIPILNIPVSELKELVWMKLQEPKAQRKLVLVIVSIALLLDNMLYMVIVPIIPDYLKYVGAFGEEEEEVNATGPPVHHHGQDSATGILFASKAIVQLMVNPFSGALIDRIGYDIPMMIGLSIMFLSTAVFACGGSYGVLFFARSLQGVGSAFADTSGLAMIADRYTEESERSKALGIALAFISFGCLVAPPFGGALYQFAGKEVPFLILAFISLADGFMLLLVMKPISEQLKEKRGNDTPTIPIWKLLMDPYIAVCAGALMMSNVALAFLEPTISLWMEDNITHDNWKMGMIWLPAFFPHVFGVVLTVKMAKQYPQHQWLMAASGLALEGFCCFIIPFCTSYKVLMIPLCGICFGIALIDTALLPTLGYLVDVRYVSVYGSIYAIADISYSVAYAVGPIIAGGVVEAIGFTALNVGIAFSNLLYAPVLVYLRHIYDFKPFQDEADVLMQDPPDKEYQTYVLQEQRPLSGDVGNHLNQTRMETDVDQTGYEQNYQAQDYQQPDYGQNVTGYNQAQAGYEQPPGYEQPANYAQTGQAYGQRPYGQEQQGQMDINPFRRPNADQRPAGGDSNPFRQGMY; encoded by the coding sequence ATGTCGACGAGAATACCCATTCTCAACATACCGGTCAGCGAGCTCAAGGAGCTCGTGTGGATGAAGCTGCAAGAGCCGAAGGCGCAGCGCAAGCTCGTTTTAGTAATCGTCTCGATAGCGTTGCTGCTCGACAACATGCTGTACATGGTGATAGTGCCGATCATACCGGATTACCTGAAGTACGTGGGCGCATTCggcgaagaggaggaggaggtgaaCGCGACCGGCCCTCCGGTCCACCATCACGGCCAGGACTCGGCCACGGGGATACTGTTCGCGTCCAAAGCGATCGTCCAGCTGATGGTGAACCCGTTCTCCGGGGCGCTGATCGACCGTATCGGATACGACATACCGATGATGATCGGCCTGAGCATAATGTTCTTGTCGACGGCGGTGTTCGCCTGCGGCGGCAGCTACGGCGTCCTGTTCTTCGCGAGGAGCTTGCAAGGCGTCGGCTCGGCGTTCGCGGACACCAGCGGCCTCGCGATGATAGCCGATCGCTACACGGAGGAGTCGGAACGCTCGAAAGCGCTCGGCATAGCGCTCGCGTTCATCAGCTTCGGCTGTTTGGTGGCCCCGCCGTTCGGCGGTGCTCTCTACCAGTTCGCCGGGAAAGAGGTGCCCTTCCTGATCCTGGCGTTCATCAGCTTGGCCGACGGGTTCATGCTTCTCCTGGTGATGAAGCCGATCTCGGAGCAGCTGAAGGAGAAGCGCGGCAACGACACGCCCACGATACCCATCTGGAAGCTGCTGATGGACCCGTACATCGCCGTTTGCGCCGGTGCTCTGATGATGTCGAACGTGGCCCTGGCGTTCCTCGAGCCGACGATCTCCCTCTGGATGGAGGACAATATCACCCACGACAACTGGAAGATGGGAATGATCTGGCTGCCGGCGTTCTTCCCGCACGTGTTCGGCGTCGTGCTCACCGTCAAGATGGCGAAACAGTATCCGCAACACCAGTGGCTGATGGCCGCATCCGGCCTAGCTTTGGAGGGTTTCTGCTGCTTCATAATACCGTTCTGCACCTCGTACAAGGTGCTCATGATCCCGTTGTGCGGGATCTGTTTCGGCATAGCGCTGATAGACACCGCGCTGCTGCCCACCCTCGGCTATCTCGTGGACGTGCGATACGTCTCCGTTTATGGCAGCATCTACGCCATCGCGGACATCTCGTACAGCGTGGCGTACGCGGTCGGCCCGATCATTGCCGGCGGGGTCGTCGAGGCGATCGGTTTCACCGCCCTGAACGTCGGCATAGCCTTCTCGAATCTGCTGTACGCGCCGGTCCTGGTCTACCTGAGGCACATCTACGACTTCAAGCCGTTCCAGGACGAGGCCGACGTCCTCATGCAAGACCCGCCGGACAAAGAGTACCAGACGTACGTTCTCCAAGAGCAGAGACCGCTCTCCGGCGACGTCGGGAACCATCTGAATCAGACGCGCATGGAGACCGACGTGGACCAAACCGGCTACGAACAGAATTACCAGGCGCAGGACTACCAGCAGCCCGATTACGGGCAGAACGTCACCGGCTACAACCAGGCCCAGGCCGGCTACGAGCAGCCGCCCGGCTACGAGCAGCCGGCCAATTACGCTCAGACCGGCCAGGCCTACGGCCAGAGGCCGTACGGCCAGGAACAACAGGGCCAGATGGACATCAACCCCTTCAGGAGACCGAACGCCGACCAGAGACCCGCCGGTGGCGACAGCAATCCCTTCAGACAAGGAATGTACTAA